One segment of Fusarium oxysporum f. sp. lycopersici 4287 chromosome 7, whole genome shotgun sequence DNA contains the following:
- a CDS encoding succinate-semialdehyde dehydrogenase — protein MGSSHHLPFSLTDESLFRPNSLINGEFVPSKEGKTFNVIDPGTGMTWTSCPDCTASDVDAAVKSSYEAFKSYSRTTPRFRAQTIMKWYNLMVSAREDLAHILVHETGKPLEEARGEIDYALTFVWWFSGEADRAHGSSITCAIPGRRAMTIKQPIGVAAALVPWNFPIALALRKAAAALAAGCTMVIKPSPETPLTAVSVAYLALKAGFPPGALNVVTTSLENTPAVAEALCLNPLVKKVSFTGSTRVGKIIASLCAQNLKKTTFELGGNCPFIVFDDANVDQAMNQLMALKWRHAGQACVTSNRVFVQSNIYDSFVERLVSETRKLKLGHGMMEGATLGALTTTRGLDKAEELYEDAVSKGAKVVLGTGKRYDGEGYFMEPTILTDMKDEMLMTHDEIFAPLLGVYRFESEEEVVQRANDTPYGLASYVFTKNVDRLWRMFENLDAGMIGLNAGNSSSAEAPFGGIKDSGHGKESGKDVAIDEFLITKTGTMTVEGQY, from the exons ATGGGAAGCTCACATCATCTCCCATTCAGCCTCACAGACGAGTCCCTGTTTCGTCCCAACTCTCTCATCAATGGAGAATTCGTCCCCTCAAAAGAAGGCAAGACCTTCAATGTCATCGATCCAGGAACCGGTATGACATGGACATCATGCCCAGACTGCACAGCATCCGACGTCGATGCAGCAGTGAAGTCGTCCTATGAAGCATTCAAGAGCTACTCCAGGACAACACCACGCTTCCGTGCTCAGACGATCATGAAATGGTACAATCTGATGGTCTCTGCACGAGAAGACCTAGCTCATATTCTTGTCCATGAAACTGGCAAGCCCTTAGAAGAGGCCCGCGGCGAAATTGACTATGCTCTTACGTTCGTCTGGTGGTTCTCTGGTGAAGCGGATAGAGCGCATGGATCGTCGATTACCTGCGCCATTCCTGGTCGACGCGCCATGACTATCAAACAACCTATTGGCGTTGCGGCTGCTCTTGTTCCCTGGAACTTCCCCATCGCTCTAGCATTGCGCAAAGCAGCTGCTGCCCTCGCTGCGGGGTGCACAATGGTCATCAAGCCTTCACCCGAGACCCCTCTCACAGCAGTTTCAGTCGCTTATCTAGCGTTGAAAGCAGGCTTTCCGCCCGGCGCCCTCAACGTGGTGACCACATCTCTCGAGAATACACCAGCTGTCGCTGAAGCTCTGTGTCTCAACCCGCTTGTGAAGAAGGTGAGCTTCACTGGCAGCACGAGGGTCGGCAAGATCATTGCTAGTCTATGTGCCCAGAATCTCAAGAAGACGACGTTTGAGCTCGGCGGGAATTGTCCCTTCATCGTGTTTGATGACGCCAACGTTGATCAGGCCATGAACCAGCTCATGGCTCTGAAATGGAGGCATGCAGGTCAGGCTTGTGTCACATCCAACAGAGTATTCGTTCAGAGTAACATCTACGATTCTTTTGTTGAGAGGCTTGTATCTGAAACTCGGAAGCTGAAGCTTGGCCATGGTATGATGGAAGGGGCTACGTTGGGCGCGTTGACGACTACGCGGGGCCTCGACAAGGCGGAGGAGCTGTATGAAGATGCTGTCAGCAAGGGGGCAAAAGTTGTCCTTGGAACAGGGAAACGCTATGATGGGGAGGGATATTTCATGGAACCGACGATCTTAACCGATATGAAGGACGAGATGCTCATGACACACGATGAGATCTTTGCTCCTCTACTTGGCGTCTACCGCTTTGAGTCAGAAGAGGAGGTCGTCCAAAGAGCCAACGACACTCCCTATGGCTTAGCAAGCTACGTGTTTACCAAGAATGTGGATAGGTTGTGGAGGATGTTTGAGAATCTCGATGCTGGAATGATTGGACTG AACGCAGGCAACAGTTCATCGGCTGAAGCGCCCTTCGGAGGAATCAAGGACAGTGGACATGGAAAAGAGAGTGGCAAGGATGTGGCGATTGATGAGTTCTTGATCACCAAGACGGGCACCATGACTGTTGAAGGTCAATATTAA